A portion of the Kribbella jejuensis genome contains these proteins:
- a CDS encoding MarR family winged helix-turn-helix transcriptional regulator, whose protein sequence is MPEFLELHSKTSKLLRTAADNAVQRHGLRLGQDHLLAALWAQDGRTPGEIAAAVNVTTPAVTKLANRMAESGLLERRPDPHDNRLVRLWLTPAGRALQAPIEAERQQLEDRITATLTKSERAQLIKALTKIHQALLDDV, encoded by the coding sequence GTGCCCGAGTTCCTGGAGCTGCACAGCAAGACGTCCAAGTTGCTGCGGACCGCCGCTGACAACGCCGTACAGCGGCACGGCCTACGGCTCGGTCAGGATCACCTGCTCGCCGCGTTGTGGGCGCAGGACGGCCGTACGCCCGGGGAGATCGCCGCCGCGGTGAACGTGACCACGCCCGCGGTGACCAAGCTCGCGAACCGGATGGCCGAATCGGGCCTGCTCGAACGCCGCCCGGACCCGCACGACAACCGCCTCGTCCGGCTCTGGCTGACCCCGGCCGGCCGCGCCCTGCAGGCCCCGATCGAAGCCGAGCGGCAGCAACTCGAGGACCGCATCACCGCAACCCTCACCAAATCCGAACGCGCCCAGCTGATCAAGGCCCTGACCAAGATCCACCAGGCGCTACTCGACGATGTCTAG
- a CDS encoding FAD-binding oxidoreductase: MTTTQARQDTLGEATLGELAEGLRGELIRPSDPSYDDARSIWNAAHDKSPALIVRCKGVADVIRAVEFARSEGLTLAVRGGGHSIPGFSTTDGGLVIDLSPMKAVRIDPDRHRIVAQGGCTWGDVDAEAQAFGLAVTGGLVSSTGVAGFTLGGGIGWLVRKAGLACDNLVGADVVTADGRYLHTSESENPELLWALRGGGGNFGVVTSFEFRAHEVGPTVFAGLVFYPGDRAADVLRGFGTAAAAAPDELSLAINLTTAPPLPFLPAEVHGKPIVAVLGMWSGQPEAGDTATRPFRELAPVVADLFGPMPYNAMQTLLDPLFPRGLRNYFRSAFFSDLDATTVDALVSAHSAVPNGLSELHVHHLGGAMGRVPSDATAFGTRDREYILNVVARSEDASGYGAAVEWARAAGSSLGPSAASYVNFTGETNEDIVRASYPPATYERLVAIKNAYDPTNLFHLNQNIRPASA, translated from the coding sequence ATGACAACGACGCAAGCGCGGCAGGACACGCTCGGGGAGGCCACACTCGGTGAACTCGCCGAGGGACTTCGTGGTGAGCTGATCCGCCCGTCCGATCCGTCGTACGACGATGCGCGGTCGATCTGGAACGCCGCACACGACAAGTCGCCGGCGCTGATCGTCCGGTGCAAGGGAGTCGCCGACGTCATCCGGGCAGTGGAGTTCGCCCGGAGCGAGGGGTTGACGTTGGCGGTGCGGGGCGGCGGTCACAGCATCCCCGGGTTCTCGACCACCGACGGCGGGCTGGTGATCGACCTGTCGCCGATGAAGGCGGTCCGGATCGACCCCGACCGTCACCGGATCGTGGCGCAGGGTGGGTGCACCTGGGGTGACGTCGACGCCGAGGCGCAGGCGTTCGGGCTGGCCGTCACCGGTGGGCTGGTGTCCTCGACCGGTGTCGCGGGCTTCACGCTCGGTGGCGGGATCGGCTGGCTCGTGCGCAAGGCCGGCCTGGCCTGCGACAACCTGGTCGGGGCCGATGTGGTCACCGCGGACGGCCGGTACCTGCACACCAGTGAGTCCGAGAACCCCGAACTGCTGTGGGCGTTGCGGGGCGGCGGCGGCAACTTCGGTGTCGTCACCTCGTTCGAGTTCCGGGCGCACGAGGTCGGTCCGACGGTGTTCGCGGGCCTCGTCTTCTACCCGGGCGACCGCGCGGCCGACGTACTGCGCGGCTTCGGTACGGCGGCGGCCGCGGCACCGGACGAGTTGTCGTTGGCGATCAACCTGACCACCGCGCCACCGCTGCCGTTCCTGCCGGCCGAGGTGCACGGCAAGCCGATCGTCGCGGTCCTCGGCATGTGGTCCGGACAGCCGGAGGCCGGCGACACCGCGACCCGGCCGTTCCGGGAACTCGCGCCGGTGGTCGCCGATCTGTTCGGGCCGATGCCGTACAACGCGATGCAGACGTTGCTCGATCCGTTGTTCCCCCGCGGCCTGCGGAACTACTTCCGCTCGGCGTTCTTCAGCGACCTCGACGCGACCACCGTGGACGCGCTCGTCTCGGCACACTCCGCGGTCCCGAACGGCCTGTCCGAGCTGCATGTCCACCATCTCGGTGGTGCGATGGGCCGGGTACCGTCCGACGCGACCGCGTTCGGCACCCGCGACCGCGAGTACATCCTCAACGTGGTCGCCCGGAGCGAGGACGCGAGCGGGTACGGCGCGGCGGTCGAGTGGGCCCGCGCTGCCGGTAGTTCGCTCGGGCCGAGCGCGGCGTCGTACGTCAACTTCACCGGCGAGACGAACGAGGACATCGTCCGCGCGTCGTACCCGCCTGCGACCTACGAGCGCCTCGTGGCGATCAAGAACGCCTACGACCCGACGAACCTGTTCCACCTCAACCAGAACATCCGCCCGGCCAGCGCCTAG